Proteins encoded within one genomic window of Spiribacter curvatus:
- the tsaB gene encoding tRNA (adenosine(37)-N6)-threonylcarbamoyltransferase complex dimerization subunit type 1 TsaB codes for MNPSSVMLGIDATTGPCSVALAVDGTVLSRVAHARRGQSATILAFADELLAEAGIARPAVDAIACTRGPGSFTGVRISTGVGQGLAMGLDRPVVGLSTLQVVAEAVLQADAAPDGAVVLLDARMGEVYGGLFRRGAGTESTTVAVSAEWLGPPVSPSLPAGQWCGAGSGFAAYPPLAQATGLTGVWSDCVPDMGAAMELARHALARGDAIPAAELEPVYLRNRVARPA; via the coding sequence ATGAACCCGTCATCCGTGATGCTTGGTATCGATGCGACCACCGGGCCTTGCAGCGTCGCGCTGGCCGTCGACGGAACAGTGCTCAGCCGGGTCGCGCATGCGCGCAGGGGCCAGAGCGCTACGATCCTCGCGTTCGCGGATGAGTTGCTGGCGGAGGCCGGGATCGCTCGTCCGGCGGTTGATGCCATTGCCTGTACCCGTGGGCCCGGCAGCTTCACCGGTGTGCGCATCAGCACTGGGGTCGGTCAGGGTCTGGCGATGGGGTTGGATCGGCCGGTGGTGGGACTATCGACCCTCCAGGTCGTCGCCGAGGCCGTGCTGCAGGCCGATGCCGCGCCGGACGGCGCGGTGGTGCTGCTGGATGCACGCATGGGTGAGGTCTATGGCGGACTGTTCCGCCGCGGCGCAGGGACAGAATCAACCACGGTGGCGGTCTCCGCCGAGTGGCTGGGTCCGCCGGTCAGCCCGAGCCTTCCCGCCGGGCAATGGTGCGGCGCTGGCAGTGGCTTCGCCGCCTATCCGCCGCTCGCGCAGGCGACCGGTCTGACGGGGGTCTGGTCCGACTGCGTCCCCGACATGGGAGCGGCCATGGAGCTGGCGCGGCATGCTCTGGCCCGCGGAGACGCCATCCCCGCCGCAGAGCTGGAACCGGTCTATCTGCGCAATCGCGTCGCCCGCCCGGCCTAG
- a CDS encoding ATP-dependent DNA helicase, which yields MTDYSALDHALAADGPLADILDDYAPRDEQLRMAHAVAEAIDGDESLVVEAGTGTGKTLAYLIPALLSGQRVVISTGTRTLQDQLYHRDLPLARAALERPVRTALLKGRGNYLCLYRMERTLEEGRLETAAMADGLQQLRAWAGRTRSGDLAEAPAGSAEGRLQPRVTSTADNCLGQNCPLYADCFLMQARREAQEADVVVVNHHLLMADWALREGGFGEVLPSADVYILDEAHQLPETAARFFGVTISSRQLQDLVRDTRLEQQREAGDSADLAERAGAVERQSSVLRLALGDGTRTAWAEAPEAAIEAASDLAAALESLTGALAPQAARGRGLENCHKRSDELQSSLRGFLANETDAREVAWVETRGQGFALRLTPLDVAEHFRRSRSRHGQSWVLTSATLSVNASFEHFQRRLGVESAQTLQLDSPFDYAANTLLYLPASLPEPRDPRFNEAYLRAVEPVLEASEGRAFMLFTSHRALQQAAEWLRGRGWPALMVQGDAAPKQLLERFRQTAGAILLGTQSFWEGVDVRGPALSCVMIDRLPFASPGDPVLQARAAWLRDQGRSPFGEYQLPEAIIGLRQGVGRLIRDAADRGVLVLGDNRIVSKPYGRLFRRSLPPMPLVRDLDAVTGFFADQSSTSS from the coding sequence ATGACCGACTACTCCGCGCTTGATCACGCGCTCGCAGCCGATGGCCCACTCGCCGATATCCTTGATGACTACGCGCCGCGTGATGAGCAGCTGCGCATGGCCCATGCGGTCGCCGAGGCGATCGACGGTGATGAATCGCTGGTCGTGGAGGCGGGTACCGGAACCGGTAAGACGCTCGCCTATCTGATTCCAGCGCTCCTGTCGGGCCAGCGGGTGGTGATTTCTACCGGGACGCGGACGCTGCAGGATCAGCTCTATCATCGCGATCTGCCGCTCGCCCGTGCCGCATTGGAGCGCCCGGTCCGTACGGCACTGCTCAAGGGCCGGGGCAATTACCTCTGTCTCTACCGCATGGAGCGAACCCTCGAGGAGGGACGTCTGGAGACCGCGGCGATGGCCGATGGTCTCCAGCAGCTTCGGGCCTGGGCGGGCCGCACGCGTAGCGGCGATCTGGCCGAAGCACCCGCCGGTAGTGCCGAAGGACGGCTACAACCGCGGGTGACCTCCACAGCGGATAACTGCCTGGGCCAGAACTGCCCGCTCTATGCCGACTGTTTCCTGATGCAGGCCCGACGCGAGGCGCAGGAAGCGGATGTCGTGGTCGTGAATCACCATTTGCTGATGGCGGACTGGGCGCTCCGTGAGGGTGGTTTTGGTGAGGTTCTGCCGAGCGCGGACGTTTACATCCTCGATGAGGCCCATCAGTTACCAGAGACCGCCGCGCGGTTTTTCGGCGTCACCATTTCGAGTCGTCAGCTACAGGATCTGGTACGCGACACCCGGCTCGAGCAGCAGCGGGAGGCCGGCGACTCGGCCGATCTCGCGGAACGCGCTGGTGCGGTGGAGCGTCAGAGCTCGGTGTTGCGACTCGCCCTCGGTGATGGCACACGCACGGCATGGGCGGAGGCGCCCGAGGCGGCGATCGAGGCGGCCTCGGACCTTGCCGCCGCCCTCGAGTCGCTGACCGGGGCGCTCGCGCCCCAGGCGGCCCGCGGGCGAGGACTGGAGAACTGCCATAAACGCAGTGATGAACTCCAATCGTCGCTGCGCGGCTTTCTCGCCAATGAGACCGACGCCCGGGAGGTGGCCTGGGTGGAGACCCGGGGCCAGGGGTTCGCGCTACGGCTCACACCCCTGGACGTGGCCGAGCATTTTCGCAGGAGCCGGTCACGCCATGGACAGTCCTGGGTGCTGACCTCGGCCACGCTGAGCGTCAACGCATCGTTCGAGCACTTTCAACGTCGCCTTGGCGTGGAGTCGGCGCAGACGCTGCAACTCGATAGCCCGTTCGACTACGCCGCAAACACCCTGCTATACCTCCCCGCATCGCTGCCGGAACCCCGCGATCCGCGCTTCAACGAGGCCTATCTGCGGGCCGTGGAGCCAGTGCTGGAGGCCAGTGAAGGGCGGGCGTTCATGCTGTTCACCAGTCATCGGGCACTGCAGCAGGCGGCCGAGTGGTTGCGCGGCCGCGGCTGGCCGGCCTTGATGGTGCAGGGCGACGCCGCGCCCAAACAGCTGCTGGAGCGGTTTCGCCAGACGGCCGGGGCGATCCTGCTGGGCACCCAGTCGTTTTGGGAGGGCGTGGATGTGCGCGGGCCGGCGCTGTCCTGCGTGATGATCGATCGGCTGCCATTCGCCTCGCCCGGAGATCCCGTGTTGCAGGCGCGGGCGGCATGGCTGCGTGATCAGGGCCGCAGCCCGTTTGGTGAATATCAGCTACCGGAGGCCATCATCGGTCTCCGCCAGGGCGTGGGTCGGCTGATCCGCGATGCCGCGGACCGTGGCGTGCTGGTGCTCGGTGACAACCGCATTGTCAGCAAACCCTACGGCAGACTGTTTCGTCGCAGCCTGCCACCGATGCCACTCGTCCGCGATCTTGATGCCGTGACCGGGTTTTTCGCCGATCAGTCCTCGACCAGTTCGTAG
- a CDS encoding Fur family transcriptional regulator: MRAFPGDDHDHQHCIDEALAEAERLCAQRGRRLTALRRRVLELIWESHQPVKAYDLLARLREGTAAAAPPTVYRTLDFLMAERFVHRLASINAYVGCGHPEHSHNGQFLICRYCHRVAELDDDAIEASLDHRAGELGFVQLEQTVEIEGICPRCRPLADAPS, from the coding sequence ATGAGGGCTTTCCCCGGCGACGATCACGATCATCAGCACTGCATCGATGAGGCGCTGGCCGAGGCGGAGCGTCTCTGCGCGCAGCGGGGCCGGCGGCTCACCGCGCTGCGACGCCGGGTGCTGGAGCTGATCTGGGAGAGTCACCAGCCGGTCAAGGCCTATGATCTGCTGGCACGGCTGCGGGAAGGGACCGCCGCGGCGGCCCCGCCGACTGTGTACCGGACGCTGGATTTCCTCATGGCTGAGCGGTTTGTCCATCGGCTGGCCTCGATCAACGCCTATGTCGGTTGCGGGCATCCCGAGCACAGTCACAACGGCCAGTTCCTGATCTGCCGCTACTGCCATCGAGTGGCTGAGCTCGATGACGATGCGATCGAGGCATCACTTGACCATCGCGCGGGTGAGCTGGGATTCGTGCAGCTCGAGCAGACTGTTGAAATCGAGGGTATCTGTCCACGCTGTCGCCCGCTGGCGGATGCACCGTCCTGA
- a CDS encoding protein adenylyltransferase SelO: MTLLSLDNRYPDEAPDAAYAFCEPRPAPAPAMQLANHDLAADLGLDPQWLRGDEAAALWTGTQLPAGTRPVALAYAGHQFGQPVPQLGDGRALILGQLTGRDGRLRDLQLKGSGPTPFSRAGDGRAALGPVLREYVVSEAMHALGIPTTRALAAATTGETIDRQFGPEPGAVLTRVAASHLRFGTFEYFAHRGDTAALQTLTDNAIDWHDPDLRALPAAERAAGLLQRVADRTAVLVSEWLRVGFIHGVMNTDNMTLSGETLDYGPCAFMDGFRPDRVFSSIDARGRYAWNQQPRIGHWNLARLAECLIPLLDDDEDTAVKRAEGILASYSTRFEACYNRVLAAKLGLIDHQDETPVASAEGSELAERFLGLMARHEADFTNSWRALAEGSPDDNRQIDAMAQWLGDDNEWRRWMADYAVCLEQAGVTESQRRARMNATNPAVIPRNHRLEMAIQAARQGDMEPTEQLLAALRSPYQPVDASQWLQTPPALDERIPATFCGT; encoded by the coding sequence ATGACATTGCTATCACTTGATAACCGCTACCCCGACGAAGCCCCCGACGCCGCTTATGCGTTCTGCGAGCCACGACCGGCGCCCGCACCCGCCATGCAGCTCGCCAATCACGACCTGGCCGCGGATCTGGGTCTCGATCCGCAATGGCTCCGGGGCGATGAGGCGGCGGCACTCTGGACCGGGACACAATTACCCGCCGGCACTCGCCCGGTGGCCCTCGCCTATGCCGGTCATCAGTTCGGGCAACCGGTCCCACAACTCGGTGATGGCCGGGCGCTGATCCTCGGCCAGCTCACCGGCCGGGACGGGCGATTGCGTGATCTACAACTCAAGGGATCCGGTCCGACGCCCTTCTCACGCGCCGGCGACGGCCGTGCGGCGCTGGGCCCGGTGCTGCGGGAGTATGTCGTGAGCGAGGCCATGCACGCACTCGGCATCCCGACGACCCGGGCGCTCGCGGCGGCAACGACCGGTGAGACGATCGACCGGCAGTTCGGGCCGGAACCGGGTGCGGTACTCACCCGCGTGGCGGCAAGCCATCTGCGTTTCGGGACCTTCGAGTACTTTGCGCACCGCGGCGATACGGCGGCGCTGCAGACGCTGACCGACAACGCCATCGACTGGCATGACCCGGATCTGCGGGCGCTGCCGGCAGCGGAACGTGCCGCCGGGCTCCTGCAGCGGGTCGCCGATCGCACCGCCGTACTGGTCAGTGAGTGGCTCCGGGTGGGCTTCATCCACGGTGTGATGAACACCGACAACATGACCCTCAGTGGCGAGACACTGGACTATGGACCCTGCGCGTTCATGGATGGCTTCCGGCCCGATCGGGTATTCAGTTCCATCGATGCGCGGGGCCGGTATGCATGGAACCAGCAGCCCCGCATCGGTCACTGGAACCTGGCACGGCTGGCGGAGTGCCTGATCCCGCTGCTGGACGACGATGAGGACACCGCTGTCAAACGGGCCGAGGGCATTCTGGCGTCCTACTCGACGCGATTCGAAGCCTGCTATAACCGGGTCCTGGCGGCGAAACTGGGGCTGATCGATCACCAGGACGAGACCCCAGTGGCGTCGGCTGAGGGCAGCGAACTGGCTGAGCGTTTTCTAGGGCTTATGGCCCGCCACGAGGCCGACTTCACGAATAGCTGGCGCGCCCTGGCAGAGGGATCACCCGACGACAACCGACAGATCGATGCCATGGCCCAGTGGCTGGGAGACGACAACGAATGGCGGCGCTGGATGGCGGATTACGCGGTGTGCCTCGAGCAGGCCGGCGTCACCGAGTCACAGAGGCGGGCGCGCATGAATGCGACCAACCCCGCTGTGATACCCCGCAATCACCGTCTGGAAATGGCCATACAAGCGGCTCGGCAGGGTGATATGGAGCCGACTGAACAGCTACTGGCGGCGCTTCGGTCGCCCTATCAACCCGTTGATGCATCGCAGTGGCTGCAGACACCGCCGGCCCTTGATGAGCGGATCCCCGCTACGTTCTGCGGGACCTGA
- the ectA gene encoding diaminobutyrate acetyltransferase: MIDEEIPDKGIRLRSPTADEGGAMWAVARDTQTLDLNSSYLYMLLARDFADTCVIAEHDGRVVGFASGYRRPRHPEVVFLWQVGIRPGLQGQGLGKRLIAAFLRQPGADRASMLETTIAPDNGASRALFQSMARELDAECQISPCFRAEDFPDEGHPTEELFTIGPYRPSALNRLAP; encoded by the coding sequence TTGATCGACGAAGAAATCCCTGACAAGGGCATCCGGCTGCGCTCACCCACCGCCGATGAGGGGGGTGCCATGTGGGCAGTGGCACGGGATACACAGACCCTTGATCTCAATTCGAGCTATCTCTACATGCTGCTCGCGCGCGATTTCGCCGATACCTGCGTCATCGCCGAACACGACGGCCGGGTCGTCGGCTTTGCCAGCGGCTATCGCCGACCGCGACATCCCGAGGTCGTGTTCCTCTGGCAGGTCGGCATCCGACCCGGCCTGCAGGGTCAAGGACTGGGCAAGCGTCTCATCGCCGCGTTCCTGAGACAGCCTGGCGCTGACCGTGCCAGCATGCTCGAGACCACCATCGCCCCCGACAACGGCGCCTCGCGGGCTCTGTTCCAGTCAATGGCCCGGGAGCTGGATGCGGAGTGCCAGATCAGTCCCTGTTTTCGGGCGGAAGACTTTCCGGATGAAGGTCACCCAACCGAGGAACTGTTCACGATCGGCCCGTATCGGCCGTCGGCACTCAATCGACTGGCCCCCTGA
- a CDS encoding MFS transporter yields MQRTLSPLIALFVSFGLLLTGGGLLTTLVGVRMSEEAFNTGVIGIVTAGYSVGFVLATLVCAGIISRVGHIRSFAAFAAMAAISTLVYPMLIDPWLWGAMRVAYGFSLAGLYMVTESWLNDRTPSERRGQVLGVYSIVSYVGLGGGQFLLMIGKPGGFELFSLAAMLIAAAVVPVTITRIASPALPVVERVGLRHLFDASPLGVVGSALAGVVGGAFLGLAPVYARSVGFSDSRIAWLMGLSILGGFLLQWPIGHLSDRFNRRDVLMGVSFLMTASSVGIVYVTGTSELLVIGMAILWGGLAFTLYPISLSLANDFIEPQQMLGASASLLLVHGSGMILGPLVASQLMSFIGPAGLFWTLAGAGLLLGGFAWLRQRIGPPIPVGEPSTYRIVPQEAVYAGGLDPYYEEIQLEFDFEADIADAPEPEAEP; encoded by the coding sequence ATGCAGCGCACGCTCTCACCGCTGATTGCACTGTTCGTATCGTTCGGACTGCTGCTGACTGGTGGCGGGCTGCTCACGACACTGGTCGGTGTGCGCATGTCCGAGGAGGCCTTCAACACCGGCGTCATCGGTATCGTGACGGCCGGTTACTCGGTCGGATTCGTGCTGGCGACGCTGGTCTGCGCCGGTATTATCTCGCGGGTCGGTCACATCCGCAGTTTCGCGGCCTTCGCTGCGATGGCGGCGATCAGTACCCTGGTGTACCCGATGCTGATCGACCCCTGGCTCTGGGGGGCGATGCGGGTGGCCTATGGCTTCAGTCTCGCCGGTCTCTATATGGTGACGGAGAGCTGGCTCAATGACCGGACACCCAGTGAGCGCCGCGGACAGGTGCTCGGGGTCTATAGCATCGTCAGTTACGTCGGCCTGGGTGGAGGGCAGTTCCTGCTGATGATCGGTAAGCCGGGCGGGTTCGAGCTCTTCAGTCTTGCCGCGATGCTGATCGCCGCGGCTGTGGTGCCGGTCACGATCACCCGGATCGCCTCGCCGGCACTGCCGGTGGTCGAGCGGGTCGGCCTGCGCCACCTGTTCGATGCCTCGCCGCTCGGAGTAGTCGGTTCCGCGCTTGCTGGCGTTGTGGGCGGGGCGTTCCTGGGGCTGGCGCCGGTCTATGCCCGCAGCGTCGGGTTCAGCGACAGCCGTATTGCCTGGCTGATGGGGCTGAGCATCCTCGGCGGGTTCCTGCTGCAGTGGCCAATCGGGCATCTCTCGGATCGCTTCAACCGCCGGGATGTGCTGATGGGGGTGAGCTTTCTGATGACCGCCTCCAGCGTTGGCATCGTCTATGTGACCGGCACCAGTGAGCTGCTGGTCATCGGCATGGCGATCCTCTGGGGCGGGTTGGCCTTTACGCTCTATCCGATCTCCCTCTCGCTCGCCAATGACTTCATTGAGCCGCAACAGATGCTGGGTGCCAGTGCAAGTCTGCTGCTGGTTCACGGTTCAGGGATGATCCTTGGTCCGCTGGTCGCCTCGCAGCTGATGTCATTCATCGGTCCGGCGGGGCTGTTCTGGACCCTCGCGGGCGCAGGACTGCTGTTGGGCGGTTTCGCCTGGCTGCGGCAGCGCATTGGTCCGCCGATCCCTGTGGGTGAGCCATCCACCTACCGCATCGTGCCCCAGGAAGCGGTTTACGCCGGTGGACTTGATCCCTATTACGAGGAAATCCAGCTGGAATTCGATTTCGAGGCGGATATCGCCGATGCACCCGAACCGGAGGCCGAGCCATGA
- a CDS encoding ectoine synthase, whose product MKIVDLEDIKGSEREVHGPGWTSRRLLLKKDGMGFSFHETIIPAGAEMTLWYKNHLEAVYCVEGNGSVEDLATGERHELRDGVLYALDQHDRHVLRGGTEDMRLICAFNPPVTGRETHDADGAYELVED is encoded by the coding sequence ATGAAGATCGTTGATCTGGAAGACATCAAAGGCTCCGAGCGTGAAGTCCACGGCCCCGGCTGGACCAGTCGCCGCCTACTCCTCAAAAAGGACGGCATGGGCTTTTCGTTCCACGAAACCATCATTCCGGCCGGCGCCGAAATGACGCTCTGGTACAAAAACCATCTCGAAGCGGTCTATTGCGTCGAGGGCAACGGCAGCGTCGAGGATCTGGCCACCGGCGAGCGCCATGAGCTGCGGGATGGCGTGCTTTATGCACTCGACCAGCACGACCGCCATGTACTGCGCGGTGGGACAGAGGACATGCGCCTGATCTGCGCCTTCAACCCGCCGGTCACGGGTCGTGAGACCCATGACGCGGATGGCGCCTACGAACTGGTCGAGGACTGA
- a CDS encoding disulfide bond formation protein B translates to MIAFIKQQWRQPARVNLFIALVCFGLVGFALVLEGVGGMEPCPLCVFQRIAFVAIGTALLLGVFFPGRIVAALSAIGAAAGIGLAWRHLWLQSLPADQVPACGPGLDYLVGVFPITEVVGMVLSGSGECAEVDRVLGLSIPLWTLLTYAMVGALAVYVNLAVRRPAVD, encoded by the coding sequence ATGATCGCGTTCATCAAGCAACAGTGGCGGCAACCGGCCCGGGTCAATCTTTTCATCGCGCTGGTGTGTTTTGGCCTGGTGGGGTTCGCGCTGGTGCTTGAGGGGGTCGGCGGAATGGAGCCCTGCCCGCTCTGTGTGTTCCAGCGAATCGCTTTTGTTGCGATCGGGACGGCACTACTGCTGGGCGTATTCTTTCCGGGGCGCATCGTTGCCGCGTTGAGCGCCATTGGAGCTGCCGCCGGGATCGGACTGGCCTGGCGGCATCTATGGCTGCAGTCACTGCCGGCGGATCAGGTGCCGGCCTGTGGGCCCGGCCTGGACTATCTGGTGGGCGTATTCCCGATCACCGAGGTGGTCGGCATGGTGCTCTCGGGCTCCGGGGAATGCGCCGAGGTCGATCGGGTCCTCGGGCTGAGTATTCCGCTATGGACGTTGTTGACCTACGCGATGGTCGGAGCGCTCGCCGTTTACGTGAATCTGGCCGTACGTCGACCGGCGGTGGATTGA